A window of the Arenibacter algicola genome harbors these coding sequences:
- a CDS encoding PAS domain-containing sensor histidine kinase produces the protein MKLNPTHKANNLSFLENSGQMGEIIREMDWDKTTLGQISDWPISLRTTLAIILHSSYPMFLFWGDELICFYNDAYRPSLGIEGKHPAIGKKGKEVWPEIWDFIGPLINEVVSTAKPVSYNDQLVPFYRNGSMEDVYWTFCYSAAFDDFGKVNGVVVTCTETTETVITKKELQESERRLRTMIAQAPVAIAIFQGKDHVTELANSLALEMWDRMEGEVLGRPILEAMPELESQGIKELLDEVYNTTKTFSTSEFPVQIMRKGELNMAYLNFSFEPLLDNTGKIEGIMALGIEVTDQVIARKKIEESEKKFRLLADSLPQFVWTADPEGNLNYFNQSVFEFSGLSQDQLKKKGWLQMVHPDDRKRNFKTWENSIATGKDFILEHRFRRHDGEYRWQLSRAKPQRNDDGIIQMWVGSSTDIQEQKIFLDELERQVQERTAELLELNESLKKSEQRYHLMVEEVQDYAILYLNPDGIVENWNTGAEKIKGYKAEEIIGKNFSNFYTEEDRKSGLPNRLLGLAARKGKAVQEGWRVRKDNTLFWASVVITAVHNEKKEVIGYSKVTHDLTEKKESDDALKEKKAELEQKNIELQKMNKELQSFAYISSHDLQEPLRKIQTFASRIIEKDQDTLSENGKYLFKRMQLSAERMQSLIDDLLAYSRTHNLEGDFEKTNLNLIIEQVKQDLSEELLQKNAIIETDKACMVSIIPFQFKQLFYNLISNSLKFSKPEEPVYITMKNECVSGNVLEGQNFDDDTKYCHITFSDNGIGFEQKYSEKIFELFQRLYGRTEYPGTGIGLAIIKRIVENHRGVITAQGELGKGATFNIYLPLED, from the coding sequence ATGAAACTGAACCCAACCCATAAAGCAAATAATCTCTCGTTCCTTGAGAATAGTGGCCAAATGGGCGAGATTATTAGGGAGATGGACTGGGATAAAACAACCCTGGGGCAAATAAGTGATTGGCCTATAAGTTTACGTACTACCCTGGCCATAATTTTGCACTCATCCTATCCTATGTTTCTTTTTTGGGGTGATGAGCTTATCTGTTTTTATAATGATGCTTACAGACCAAGTCTAGGGATAGAAGGTAAACATCCGGCTATTGGAAAAAAAGGCAAAGAAGTTTGGCCAGAGATATGGGATTTTATAGGTCCCTTGATCAATGAAGTAGTAAGTACCGCAAAACCGGTTTCATATAATGACCAATTGGTGCCATTTTACCGCAATGGGAGCATGGAGGACGTATATTGGACCTTCTGCTACAGTGCCGCTTTTGATGATTTTGGCAAGGTTAATGGCGTAGTTGTTACTTGCACAGAAACTACCGAAACCGTAATTACAAAAAAAGAATTACAGGAAAGTGAACGCAGGCTTCGCACAATGATTGCACAAGCACCTGTAGCGATAGCTATATTTCAGGGCAAGGACCATGTAACCGAATTGGCAAATTCCCTTGCACTGGAAATGTGGGATAGAATGGAGGGTGAAGTATTGGGAAGACCAATTCTGGAAGCCATGCCAGAACTTGAATCGCAAGGTATTAAAGAGTTGCTGGACGAGGTTTACAACACTACCAAAACTTTTTCTACTTCAGAATTTCCCGTGCAAATCATGAGGAAGGGAGAATTGAATATGGCTTATCTCAACTTCAGCTTCGAACCACTATTAGATAATACTGGGAAAATTGAAGGAATAATGGCCTTGGGCATTGAAGTTACAGATCAAGTAATTGCCCGAAAAAAAATAGAGGAAAGTGAAAAAAAATTCAGACTACTGGCCGATTCGCTTCCTCAATTTGTATGGACCGCAGATCCAGAAGGCAATTTGAATTATTTTAACCAATCGGTTTTTGAATTTTCTGGATTGTCGCAAGATCAATTAAAGAAGAAAGGATGGTTACAGATGGTGCATCCGGACGACAGGAAAAGAAATTTTAAAACATGGGAGAACTCGATTGCCACAGGGAAGGATTTTATACTGGAGCATCGTTTTAGGAGACATGATGGTGAATACCGATGGCAGTTGAGCCGTGCCAAGCCGCAACGCAATGATGACGGAATTATACAAATGTGGGTAGGTAGTAGCACCGATATACAGGAACAGAAAATTTTCCTTGATGAATTGGAGAGACAAGTTCAGGAACGTACTGCCGAGCTGTTGGAATTGAACGAGTCGCTTAAAAAAAGCGAACAGCGCTACCACCTAATGGTAGAGGAAGTGCAGGACTACGCCATTCTTTATTTGAACCCGGATGGAATTGTGGAGAACTGGAATACGGGGGCAGAAAAAATTAAGGGCTATAAAGCAGAGGAGATAATCGGTAAGAATTTTTCCAACTTTTATACAGAGGAGGATAGAAAGAGCGGACTTCCCAATAGATTATTGGGCCTGGCTGCCAGAAAGGGGAAAGCAGTACAGGAAGGGTGGCGTGTAAGAAAGGATAATACATTGTTTTGGGCAAGCGTGGTAATCACTGCAGTACATAATGAAAAAAAGGAGGTAATAGGGTATTCAAAAGTAACCCATGACCTTACTGAGAAGAAAGAATCGGATGATGCACTTAAGGAAAAGAAGGCCGAGCTGGAACAAAAGAACATTGAACTGCAGAAAATGAACAAGGAACTACAATCCTTTGCTTACATATCAAGTCATGATTTGCAGGAGCCTTTAAGAAAAATTCAAACGTTTGCTTCCAGGATAATCGAAAAGGATCAGGATACCCTTTCCGAAAATGGAAAATATCTATTTAAAAGGATGCAACTTTCCGCAGAACGGATGCAGTCTCTCATAGATGATTTGTTGGCCTATTCCCGCACACACAATTTGGAAGGCGATTTTGAAAAAACCAATCTTAATCTAATCATTGAGCAAGTTAAACAAGACTTAAGCGAGGAACTTCTTCAGAAAAATGCCATTATCGAAACGGATAAAGCTTGCATGGTCAGTATAATTCCATTTCAATTTAAACAGCTCTTTTATAATCTGATAAGTAATTCCTTAAAGTTTTCAAAACCAGAAGAACCGGTCTACATAACTATGAAAAACGAGTGTGTTAGTGGTAATGTATTGGAAGGGCAAAACTTTGATGACGACACTAAATATTGCCATATCACTTTTTCGGACAATGGGATAGGCTTTGAACAAAAATACAGTGAAAAGATCTTTGAATTATTCCAGCGCCTTTATGGGAGAACAGAATATCCCGGAACAGGCATAGGACTAGCTATTATTAAACGTATTGTAGAGAATCACCGTGGCGTTATTACGGCGCAAGGAGAACTGGGCAAGGGTGCCACTTTTAATATATATCTTCCGTTGGAGGACTAA
- a CDS encoding response regulator, whose translation MANSDFQILLADDDEDDCMFFKEALDELALCATLKTVNNGVELMDFLENNLPNLPQVLFLDLNMPRKSGTECLLEIKQCEKFRHLPIIIYSTSSNIDVMDQLYRQGAQYYIRKPADFSNLKRVISRTIELIKQKRVLQASREEFVIQP comes from the coding sequence ATGGCCAATAGCGATTTTCAAATACTTCTTGCCGACGATGATGAAGACGATTGCATGTTTTTTAAGGAAGCTTTAGATGAGCTTGCTTTGTGTGCAACATTGAAAACGGTTAACAATGGGGTAGAGCTAATGGATTTTCTTGAAAATAATTTACCCAACCTACCACAAGTGCTCTTTCTGGATTTGAATATGCCCCGAAAATCGGGAACGGAGTGTTTATTGGAAATAAAGCAATGTGAAAAATTTAGGCATCTGCCCATAATAATATATTCCACTTCTTCCAATATTGATGTCATGGACCAACTATACCGCCAAGGCGCACAATACTATATTAGGAAACCAGCCGATTTTTCAAATCTTAAAAGAGTAATAAGTAGGACGATCGAACTGATAAAACAAAAAAGAGTACTACAAGCCTCTAGAGAAGAATTTGTGATACAACCTTAA